A window of Blastocatellia bacterium genomic DNA:
TCCAGCAGGTTTTAAGATTTCAGTTCCAGATGGTTGGAATGTTAGTAAAGGTGAAGAAGGATCTTTAGAAATATCTGATCCAAGTGAAGAAGTACATTTCTACTTTATTACTACTGATAGCACTAACGTAGAAGACTTAGCAGAAAACATAGAACGTGAATTACAAGGAATTATGGACGATTACCAATCAGGGGAAGTCTCAGAAAATACCTTGAATGGGTTGAAAGTTCTTGCTTGTGATGTTGAAGGTAAAATTAAAGGCGTAAAAGTTTCAGGGCTTTGTTACGCTTTTGTTAATAAAAAAGGAAAAATCCTACTTGGGTTTGGATTTGTTGCTTCACAACTTTATAAGAGAAATGAAGGAAAGATTGTACAACTGCTTAAGGGTATTAGGGGAGTTTAATAAATTTTTTTATAGGGTAGTTATTATGACTACCCTATGTCTATCAAGCTATAAATAAGTTCTTTCTTATCAAATATTTAATTGCCCTTTCAGAGCTTAAGATTAAAGTATTTTATCATTTATATTAATTACTTTATATATTGTTTTAGTTCTATCTTTAATTCTTTAGCATTTATAAACTGAATAGCATTTAGTCCAACAGCTTTGGCTGCTCTAATATTTTCTGCTCGATCATCAATAAAAATGCAATTTTTGGCTTCAAGCCCAATCATTGAAAGAGTTACTTGATAAGCCGTAGGGTCAGGTTTACGTAAAGCAGTTTTATAGGAAACCGAGTAGCCTTGGAAAAATCGGTCTAAGCTTAAACGCTTACGCACTTCTTCAAACCAAAATGAATAATTTGAATGTATCCAAAGCTTAAAATTCAAGTCTTTTAATTCTGCTAAAAGTTGTTCCATTTCATCAATATAGCTATAAGCAGCAAAAACAGCTTCTTTTAGGGTTTCTCCATCTTCTAGTTGATGACCTGAATTTGGCAAAAAGAATTGTTGAAAATATTCTTCTTCAGTAACTTTTCCTATTTCAAATAACGGCCAAATATTAGGATTTTTAATTTTATAAAGTTCTTTTAATGGCATATTAAAATACTTAGGAAATAAAGTATAAAAAGGGTCAACTACAATTGTATCCATTAAATCAAAAATTATTATTGGAGTTTTCATAAGATTTAACTTATTTTTAATTTGGCTTTATGGCTGTTCTTAACCAGTGACCTAAAATTGCACCTGTTGAACCTAAACCACAGATAATCAATGAATAATTCCATGATTTAGCTGGTAGGGCTAATAGAGCAAAATTATTTACTAGTTCAGGAAATGATAGCACTACTATAGCTGAACTGGCTAAATAAAAGGGGGCTGCACCGCTATACCAAAGAGTGCTTTTAGACTTAAGCAAATAAGAGGCTAGAAAACCGCTTGCTAAAAAACAAAAGAGAGTTATTTTTCCACTCCAAGCCATTGAAACTGCAAAAAATGCTCTTAACAACGCAGCTAGCAAAATAGTTAATGCTATACAGGGAAGTAGTTGAGTTAAAAGTAGTTTAGAGTTAACTTGTTTTGGTGCGGGCTTAATAGCTAGCTTACGAAAAACTACTTGAGTGTCAGCCAACCATGCTGCTGAATAAGTAAACAAAGTTGCTAGCAGGATCAGCATTGATTCTATTGCCGTTGTCACCCAAGCTTCTTCTAATGTTGATTTTGGTAAAGGTTTTGTTGAGCTAAAAATAGCTGATACACCAAGACTAGTTAATGTTAGGGAAAACGCCATGCCGGGTAGTCCTGGGGTATGTTTCCAGGATGTTAAAGAAGTAATAGCACCAACTAAAAAGGCAAGTAAAGAAATAAGCAGAATTTTACTTAACCAAGCTTCGCTTTCTAGAACAGAAATAAAAGGATATTTACTAAGCCCAAAAATATAACCTAATAAATAGCCTGAAACAGTGCCAACAATTAATGCAATTATTTGACGTATCATACTTATAACCTTAAAAAACAAAACCCGGCTCGTTGGCCGGGTTGAACATCAACAGAAGAAATTAAAATTACTCATCATAATGCTCAGGTTTGTCGCTACTATGACATTCATTACAACCAACTGGGAAAATATCTCTTTCCTTGTGGCAATTGATACAACCAGCTAACTTAAAGTTAGGATCGTCTCTATCTGTACCATGATAGGCATCCTTAGCATTTAATGCGTTTAAGCCTTTAAATTTTCTTTCATCATTTGTGCCTTCAAATTCACAAGTTGAATCATCTGTCTTATGGCAATCATCACATCTACGTACACCTTCTTCCATTGCTTTGGTGAGGTTTTTGCTGTTGGTATGATGGCACACAATACAAGAATCTTTATATTGTGGATGGCGTTTTGGGAAAGCGTGGTGTTCATGGTTAAAATAAGTAATGCCTTTGTCTCCAGCAGCCGAAGAACGCTTTTTCTCTGGATCATCCAGAATCATTTTAGCTTTATCACCTGTTGGATATTCTTTAAATTCGTCCAGAATAGCAGCACTTAATTTAGGATAAGCGAAAATTAGGAGTGACAAAAAAGCAAAGCTTAATGTCAATGCTCCTTTAATTATTTTGGTTCGATTTAATTTCATAGAATGTGTTTTCCTCCATAGCACGAGCGCTGATAATTTTTTGTAGGGTTGGCCTACAATTTTGTAGAAGTGCTTTCCCGGCGGCACTTAAAAAAGGGATTAAAATAGAAAGCTTGAAAATCTTTTATAATTTACGCCCAGGCTCATCTTGATGTAGATACTTGGGCAAGAATAACATAGCTTTACTCTTACTGTCTAGCTCATTGACTAGTCTGATAACGCTCGTTTGCTGTTTGTCTTTAGTAGAAAAAGCAAAAAACAAGGTTGTCCAACTAGCAGAAAAAACTATTTTGTTTTAGCTTAAGAAATAGAAAAACTATTGTTAATTTATTGATAAGCTTACTTGTTAGAAATTTAATGGAGATAAGGTTTTATGTTGAAATTTGATGTTATTATTTTAGGTGCTGGTGCTATGGGTAGTGCTGCTTTTTACACTCTAGCCCAAATGGGTAAGAAAGTCCTTTTACTTGAACAGTTTGAGATTGCTCATAGCAAAGCAAGTACACATGGGGAGTCACGAATTTTTCGTTTTGCTTATACAAACCTAGCTTATGCAGAACTGGCTTTTCAATGTAAAGACATGTGGTTAAAACTAGAAAAAGATGCTAAGGAAAAACTTTTAGTTACTCTTGGGGGTATTGATTTTGCTGAAGACAATGAAGACCATCACAATGTCTTGGCTGTAAAAAATGCTTTGCAAGCCTTAGGCCGTAACTATGAAGAATTAAACCATAATCAATTAACAAAGCGTTATCCTCAATTTTCTTTTAGTGAGTCTGTAAAAGCTGTATATTCACCAGATACAGGAGTAATTAATCCAACTAAAGCTATAAAATCAATGGTGCAATGTGCTATAAAATCTAGTGCAACTATTGTAGATAATGAGATAGTGCAAGAAATTATCCCAAGCTTAGATAGCGTCAAAATAATTACTAGTAAAAATCAATATATTGCTGATAAGCTAATAATTACAAGTGGAGCATGGACTAATAAATTACTTAGATATTTTGAATTAAATTTACCTTTACAAGTTTCTCAAGAACAAACAGTTTATTTTCGACCGTTAAGAAATAAAAATTTATTTACTAGTGATAAATCGCCTGTTTGGATAAATTACCAAAAAGATATTGTCTATGGAATACCTTCTTTTGATGAAATAGCTATAAAAGTTGGGTTTCATCATAGTGGTATTTACTTAAATGTAGATGAATATCAACAAAAGCCAAATCAAGAAATAATTAACAATTTAAGAGAGTACTTAAAAAAATATATTCCTGATTTAGCTGGCGAATCTTTTGGTGCAACTACTTGTCTTTACACCACAACACCAGACCATGACTTTATTGTTGATTTAATGCCGAATTACCCAAATATTGCTATAGCAGCAGGTTTTAGCGGGCATGGATTTAAGTTTGCTATTGGTATTGGTAAAGCCTTAGCAGATTTAATTATTCATAATAAAACAGATATGAAAATAAGACATTTAGCAATCACTAGATTTTTAACTTAAATCTGGTGTAGTTTGATCTTTATCATCACCTTGTTTTTTAGTTTTAGTTTGTCCTTGTTTTTCGTCTTGTAAATAATCTACAGAAGAAGAAAGATTTGGCTTAAGAAATTTTTCTAGTTCTAAAAGTCCGACTTGTAGTAGTTTATTGCCTGTAATTCCTTGTTTTTCAATATCTTTTTGGTATTCTTCAGATGTGCGATTTTGCTTTTTTTGGTATTCATAACCTATTGTCCAAAAAGCAGTAAAAATTAAAACAAAAGCTATAATCCAAGAAATTATATTATCCATAATTATTTTTTCCTAAGTCTTCTTCTACGCCTAAAAACCCTAGGTCTAATACCTTGAATTTCTAAATCTTTACTATATTCTTTCTCTGAACGGGCTTTTTTTTGTCGGTAATCGTAAACTAATAGCCAAAAAACTATTGAAATTATGGCAAAACCTACTAACCAAACAATCATTCCCATAAAATTTTCTCCGCTCTAAGGTTAATGTCTTATTTTTACAACAAATCTTTTACTTTATCCAAGATGTTTTGGATTTCTTGTAATGCTATTGTTGCTTTATCAGGAGTAATGATTGCGTCTGATAAATTGCCATAATGTTCTTCTAAACATTCTAGCAGAAGTTTTTTAATTTTTGCTTCGTCAGGAGAATATGGAAGGGAGCTTTCTAAATAAAGTTTTTCTAAGTCTTTTTCTTTACTAGCAAAATAGTCTCTAATGTCGGATTCCTTCCATTCACCACGCCGAATTGATTTTAGTTGTTCTCGGTTGCGTTGTAGGTCAATGTCACCTTCAATTAAGATCTGTTCTACTTCATTAAGTAATCTAACGACATGATAAGCAAATTTAACATCATAGCCATAGCTTTCAATGATTTTTTTACGCTGACCTATAGGATCTTTAGTTGTCATCTTATGTAGTTGAGAGTAAGCATAACCCTTAAACTTATGCCAAGCACCTTTATGTAAGAAGATCTTTCGGTTTTCTCTTACCATATTTCCTAGCTTAGTAATATGTAGTACACAATTAGCAGGTGTAAATAGCGAGTCAATCATATTAGGATTATTTTCCATACATAATTGAAAGTATTTTACAATTGAGTAAATAGTAATGTCATAAGTGCGGCCAGCACCAGCTAAAGCACTTTTATCTAAGATATGATGCTGTTGGTATTGTTCAAATCTATTAATTTGTTGTCCAAAACCAAGAATTTCCCCTGCTAAGTGAGGGAAAATCATATCTTTAGGCGGGACACAAAACCCATAAACGTCCATATCTGAAGTATCAGAAGATACTCCATAAGCAACAGATCCCATAATGGTTTCATAATGAATATTATGAGGTACAAAACTAGGTGGACTAATCAAGCCGCTTTCTTTTAATTTACGGACAGTACTCATTGTTTTATTAATTTAAGGATGCAAACTCTAATTTTATTTGGTTTAAGAGTTTGCGGATATTGTCAGTTTCTACAGTTTTTGGACTATGACTTAAATAAAATTCTATGTCTTTAATTGCTTGCGAAAATTTTCTTAAGCGATAATTTACAAATCCCCGCTCTTTAATTTCATTTAAGGCTTGAGGGGTAAGTATTAAAAGGGTTTCTAGTGTAATTAAGGCACGGGCTGGGTCATTGCCAGAGATATAAATATTTTTTAGGTTGTTAAGCATACGAATAAGGATTTCTTTTTTGCTTACAGCACGAAAAAAGCTAGGCTTTAGCTCTATTCCAGACCCGTAAATAGTTGTAAGCAATGTTTGGCAATCAGATTGACTTAACTCTTTACCTTGATGAAAAGGATCTAGGATAATTTCTTGATCCTCGATTTTACATTTTACCAAAAAATGCCCTGGCAAACCTACTCCATCGATTGTTAAGCCTAGACGCTTTGCTACTTCCATATAAATTACAGAAAGACTAATAGGAATACCTAAGCGGCGTACTAAAACTTCATTTAAGAAGCTATTTCTAGGGTCATAATAATTTTCTTTATTTCCTTGAAAAGCAAGTTCTTGAAAAAAATAATCATTAATATTTTTAATGATTAAAAGAGGATTTCTAGAAGAAGTGGAAAGACGACTAGAGATAATTTCAGCAATTTCATCAAATTGTGCAATATAAACTTCTATATCTAGTTTAGGATATTGACATTTTGCCATAAGAAGTGCAGCACGGCCCAGATCTAACTCAGGTTCGGCTTTAAGGGCTTCTAAGGCAAATAGCTTAAGTTGTTCTTGGTTGCTAGAGTTAGCCAGCATTTTTATAAATGGCTACCAAAAAATTCTTGAATCATTCTAAAAAGCTGAGTTGGATCAACTGCCTTTTCTGTAGGAGATTGGAAGATGCTTACTTGCCACTGTTGTCTTTTGACTTCTGTGCCTTTTTCGCTTTCAAATTCCATTTCTGTATCCAGATCATAATAATAACCCTTTTGATTACTAGGGCATTCCTCAAAGGGAATACTGCTTAATGGAGGCAATTCATCTGAGCCACAAAGTAATAATTCTTTTGCTAATTCAATAACTTCTTCAGGTTGATTAGTAGCGTCATTATTTAGCCCAGGTATTTGACCATCTTCCATTTGGAAACCTAATGTAATTAGGAATGGTTTGTCATTTAAGCTAGAGTCTTGAACACGTAGTTCAATTCCAAAAGCGTTATCTTGTCCTACAGGTTGGACATTTACTTCAACAAAATCTTCTGATGCTGACATTCTGAACCTTCAATAATTAATTGTGATAATTTCTTGACTAAATTAACAAATATACACAAGATTGCTAGCTTAATACAAAGCAAGAGCACAAACAATAATTTATTGAAAAAATGAGCTATTTATTTAATAAAATTTGTAGTATTTTCTAAGATTAAAACCGTCTTTAAACTGCTATAAAACATATTTTTAACTAAGGAAAATTTTTGGTTTTTAATCTTTAGTTTTTAAGAATGTATTTTTGGTTTTGCCAAGAAATTAACTTTGGTTATTTACTCTACAAGTTCATTGTTGTATTAATAACAAAAACTTTTATGAAAAAATGTCCTAAATGCCAACAAAAATTTGAACCAGGAATAGTTTTCTGTCCATCGGATGGAGAGCGTTTAACTAATGTTGAAGGAATAGTTAAAGAAGATCCATTAATTGGCGAAGTTATTGATAATAAATACTTGATTGAAATCAAAATAGCTAAAGGTGGGACAGCCTCTGTATATCGAGCTAGACATATTCAATTAGACTTGTTAGTTGCCTTAAAGGTAATGCACCCGCATTTAACAACAGATAAAACTGCTGTAGAACGGTTTCGACGGGAAGCCTTTGCAGCAATGCACATTCGTCATCCTAATGCTATTGCAATTTTAGATTTCTCTATATGCTCTGATGGTACAGTGTATGTTGTTACAGAGTTTCTTTCTGGTATTTCTTTAAGAGATCGTATTTTGCAAAACCATCAATTCTCCTTAAATGAAGCTAATGAAATTATCCAGCAGATTTGTGCTGCTGTAGCAATAGCACATAAAAGAGGTATTGTTCATCGGGACTTAAAACCAGATAATATTTTTCTTCATCAAGACCAAGGACAAGAAGTTGTTAAGGTTTTAGATTTTGGTATTGCTAAATTAGGTGCAGAACAACCATTAAATGATTTTTCTGGACGACTAACTAGACATGGTTATGTGCTTGGCACTCCACATTATATGTCGCCTGAACAATGCCAAGATAAAGAAGTAGATTCACGAACTGATATTTATGCTTTAGGTGTAGTGCTTTATGAAATGCTTACAGGGAAAGTTCCTTTTAATGCTAAAAATTATTCTGCAATTGTTTATCAAAAAGTTAAAGAAAACCCACCTCCAATGTATGAAATCCGGCCAGATATTCATCCATTAATTGATGCTGTAGTACGTCGGGCATTAGCAAAAAAACCTAGTGAACGCCCAGAATCTATGCTGGCTTTTGCTAGAGAACTAGAACTAGCCGTTAGAGCTATAACAGAAGATGAATTCCTAAATGTTTTTCAAAATGCAAGTGAACATGAATTAGAGGCAGCAATTTTACTGGCTGGAGAACCTGCAAGAAATATAACAGGACACTTAAGAAGCAATATTAACCTTACTAGTTTGGCAGGAATAAAAACTGTCAAAACCTCAGATCTAGAACAAGGTCTAATAGTAGAAATTACAAATAATGTAGTTGCTGATAATCAATCAAATGTTGGATTAGTAGACCCAAATATTAAAAAAGAAGAAATACCAGATTTTGAAGACAAATTAAAATTAGCTTTTGAAGATTTATCATCAGAGAAAACATTAAGTGATATTGCCGTAGAAGATGAATCCATAAGCCCTGCTGCTATAAGTGAATTAGCCGAACCTCCTGCTATATTAGATGAGTTGCCTGACTTACGTTATGATGAGCTTTTAGCTTTTACAGAAGATGCTATGACTTTACTTAATCAAGAAATGGCAAATTTAGCTAAAGAAATGGTTATGTTGCTTCAAATTGTGGTAGATGACTTAGGAAAAAATGCTCCTTTAGACAAAGTATTTTTTACTGAATTACGTAGTAGCGTAGATGCACTAAGAGCCGTCATGTATCATATGCAGCATTTTTATGATAGATCTTAGCTTAAGATCAAAATGCTATATTTTTTATGTTATGCTGTAATTATTACTCTGTAAACTAAGTAATCTTATATTCTTTAATCTTAAGCCCAAGTGGGGCGATAGATATGTAGCGTAGGGTTTCAACTCTACGTATTATTTGCTGTAAATAAATAGGGTTTAATAGCAAAATCACCTAGAGTAATTGTAAAGTTATTTTTATCGCCTTTATCAACAAAAGAAATTATTGTTTCACTTGCTAGTGCCACAGCAAGCATTACTAAATTTCTTGCTAATGGGTAATCACAAATATCATCCTGGTTTGGGGATGGGACTTTATAAACTTCATTCCAAATAACTTCTGCATAATCGCCAGCTAAACCAACGTGCAAACAGTTAATTTTAGCTTGCTCGCAGAAATCTTTTACCACTTGACGCGATGGGCTATTATCAAAAACATCAATTACTAGCCTGCTACCATTTAGTAATTTAGTGCAATTATTGGTAGTTAGCTCCTCTGCTCGGCCTTCTACTTTAACCAATAAGGCCCGATAAAGATTATTTGCTAAAGTTTTAGCCTTCTGCGTGCCAATATCTGAGCGATAAAAGGGTTGGGTAGAAAGATTTCGTTCCTCAACCCTATCACGGTCAATAACTTTTAATTGAGTAAAACCAACCCTTGCAAGAGTTTCGCAAAGGTTGGCTCCTAAGGCTCCAGCACCACAAATTGTAATTGGAAATTGCTGGAATTTTTCTATTGTTGTTTGACTGCGATAAAGCTGTTCATGAAAAAATTGTGCTGAAACCATAAATTATTTTTCTGTTTTTACCTTAAAATCAATAAGTTGTTCTGATGTGCTACCTCTACCATTGCCTAGATTTTCACTAGTAATTATCTGCAAAACATAATTACCTGCAACTAATTGTTTACCTAGTTGAAATGCTCCGTTAATTGGCACTGTATCAACACCTTCTGTTAGATCAACTATAATTTCTTTACCTGTAAAAATTTTCTTGTCATCTAAAAATAAATTAGCTTGATATTTTAATGTTGGTTTTGGATTGCCAACACTTCTAACATTATAAGCTTGGTAGGCAAATTTTAATATATCTCCAGCTTTAAATTCTCTAATTACAGATGTTAGCAATGAATTATGATTATCATCTGATTCTTTGCTCTCATTTATTTCTGCCACTTTATTTTTATCTGGAATAGAGCTTTTTTCACTACTAAGAATTATTCCTGAGGTGACTAATTGACCTATGCTGATGTTAGGCACTTCTACATATTGGCTAATAGAACCAAGTTTTTTAGAATTAACGTCACGAATTGCAACACGTAGTTGGTAGGCTCCAGCCTTTTTGTAGGCACATCTAAAAGATAAACAAATCCTTTATTTAGCATTTGTTCATAAGTTTCACCACGAGCTTTAATGTTATGTGTACGATTTACTTTGTCAACTATTTGACCATCCTCACCATAAGTTATAGCCAAAATATCAAAAGTGGCTTTATTAAAGTCTTCTTCTTTTACAAAGTTAAGTGCTTTAGTATCAATATGTAATACAGCACGGAAAAATTGCCCATTTTTATCTTGGCTATAAAGTGATATAAGTTTTAAGTCAATATCTGCTAGACCAAATGGAGAAAAAATAGCTTCTAGTAACTGATCGCTACGTGATGGAGTAAAAACAGATTCTACAGGCGCAGAATAAAAAGCTTTACGAGTGCGAACAGTAAATTTTTTATCTTTTAGTTTAATTTTTAATTTTCTTAATTCATTAGGCGTATTACTGGATTTTTCTGGAGAATACCCTATTAGGTAATAACCATTTTGATCTTCTAATGCACGCTTAATATTTAGGTTAATATCAACAGAAAAGTCTCCACCTGTAGCATCAGCTAAGATTCTTAATCCATCTTCACTTCTAAGAGAAATGCCTCTGCGCTCTTCTGATGAATTAGTAATATTACTTTGTAACTGTGAATTGCTGTTTTCAAAAGGGTTAGAAGTGCCAAGATTATCTGCTGCATTTAATCCAAAAAGTCGTGGGCCACGTGTGCTAATTGTATAAATTGATAATGCTGCTCGGTTTGCTTGATCAATTAATTCACCTAAAGCTTTTTGAACCAATGTATTATTAACACTATCTGGATTGCTACTTAAATCATTAAATACTGGGAAACCGTCTGATAAAAGTAAGATAGATTTACGACCAGGCAATGACTTTAAGTTTTGTACTACTAACCTAAGTGTGCCAAGTGAACCAACGGTTATAGATTGGTTTCGGGCATTTTCTATATCTGCAAATGGATTGCCTGCTTGACCTTGTGCTAAGTTAATACTAGGAGTTCTGACACTATTATTGCCGCGCCCAGTCCCATTGCCAATAAGTCCAGCAGGGCCAGCAGGGTCTTTTTGTGTAACAGGATCAAAGTTACTGGTTCCTGCACGCCCATATAAGTTAAATTTTAGCTGATCTATTGATGCTAATAACTGGGTTTTATCGTAGGTAAATTGTTGTAAGATACCATTGCCGCCACCAGTATAAATAATTGCAATTAAATCACCTTCCTGCATTTCTTTGTTAACAAAATCTTTTAATATAGATCGCACATAAGTAGTATTTTCAAAAGAAAGCCCCAAGTCATCTATTACAATGGCAATGGTTCGTCGTGCTTGGTTAAAGGAAAGTTGCGAAAGAGGAACCCTAAGATTTTTAGGCAGTGCTACTTGTGGATTAGTGTTTTTAACCGTAGGTTTGTCTTTTATTGATACATAGGAAAAATTAGTAATTTTTTGTGCTATACCGTCTTCTGATATTTCAAAATCTTCTGCTTTTAAGTCTGTGATTTGATTGCCTTTTTTATCTGTAACTACTACATCCATTTGTACTAAATCGGTGGTAATTTTGACTAATGGAGTGTTTTCATCTTGATCATTTGGTAAGACGGGAGGGTTTTGAGAAAACCCTAGTAATGTTATTGATAAAATTAAAGCGATTGTTAGAAAGAAAGTTTTTTTAGTTTTCATAAGCCAATTATCCCTATTATTTTAATTTATTTTTATTCTAATTTAGTTGAGCCTATGGATGTAATGGATAAAACTTAAGTTGTCTTTAATAATAAGCCAATAGAAACTATTAAGAAATACACAATTAACTATAACTATTTACTAATAAAGAAATTACTTAGGATTTTCTTCTTTTCCTTAAATTTCTCTCATCAACTTTTCTGGCTTCTATTCTCTATGTTATGCTAGCCATCGGGGGAATATTATGGCTTACGATGATATAAGAGATTTTATTAAAGCGTTAGAAAAAGCAGGTGAACTAAAACGAATTTCTTTAGAAGTTTCACCACTACTAGAAATTTCTGAAATAACCGACAGAGTTTGTAAAAAAGGTGGCCCAGCACTTTTATTTGAAAAGGTAAAAGGTCATCAAATGCCAGTGCTAATTAATGCTTTTGGCAGTCGCCGACGAATGGAAATAGCTTTAGAAGTTAGTGGTTATAAAGAAATAGCTGATCGAGTTACTGAATTACTAGATTTTAAGTCGCCACAAGGGTTTATTGAAAAAATAAAAATGCTACCTAAATTAGCCGAATTAGGGCGATTTTTTCCAAAAATAGTACGTTCTGGCCCTTGTAAAGAAGTAATACAAAAAGATAACTTTTCTTTATATGATTTACCTGTCCTGCAATGCTGGCCGAGCGATGGAGGCCGATTTATTACTTTACCAATGGTATTTTCACGTAATCCGCTGACAGGGAAACGTAATTGTGGAATGTATCGGATGCAGGTTTTAGATGAACGGACTACGGCTATGCACTGGCAATTACATAAACATGGTGCTAGCCATTTTCGTGAGCATAGCAAACGAAGCAGCCAACCAATGCCAGTTGCAGTAGCAATTGGAAGTGAGCCTATTACAACTTTTGCTGCTACCTTGCCTTTACCTGATGATTTAGATGAAATGTTGTTTGCTGGGTTTTTGCGTTCAAGTGCTGTAGAGATGGTTAAATGTGAAACTAATGATTTAGAAGTACCAGCATCAGCCGAAATTGTGCTAGAAGGCTATGTTGACCCAAATGATATGAGAATAGAAGGGCCTTTTGGCGACCACACCGGCTTTTATACCCCAAAAGAACTTTATCCAGCTTTTCATGTGACAGCAATAACTAGACGTAAAGACCCCATTTATTCAACTATAATTGTTGGTCGTCCACCAATGGAAGATTGCTATCTTGGGGAAGCAATTGAACATATCTTTTTGCCCCTTTTCCAACGCCAATTTCCTGAAGTTGTAGATATGCACATGCCTTTTGAAGGGGTATTTCATAATTTAATGATTGTTTCTATTCGCAAAGCTTACCCAGGACATGCTCGTAAGATAATGAGTGCTGTTTGGGGACTAGGCCAAGCAATGTTTACTAAGTGCATTATTGTAGTTGATGAGGGTGTTCCAGTACGTGATCCTAGTTATGTACTTTGGTATGTACTTAATAATATTGATCCTGAACGAGATATACAATTTACTATGGGCCCAATAGATGTACTTGACCATGCTTCTCGATTGCCTGCTTATGGTTCAAAAATGGGAATTGATGCTACTCGTAAATGGGCAGCAGAAGGTTTTACCAGAGACTGGCCCGAGCAACTAGAAATGAGCGAAGAAATTAAAAAATTAGTAGATTCTAAATGGGCAGATTTGAGGTTATAAAAAA
This region includes:
- a CDS encoding VWA domain-containing protein, whose product is MKTKKTFFLTIALILSITLLGFSQNPPVLPNDQDENTPLVKITTDLVQMDVVVTDKKGNQITDLKAEDFEISEDGIAQKITNFSYVSIKDKPTVKNTNPQVALPKNLRVPLSQLSFNQARRTIAIVIDDLGLSFENTTYVRSILKDFVNKEMQEGDLIAIIYTGGGNGILQQFTYDKTQLLASIDQLKFNLYGRAGTSNFDPVTQKDPAGPAGLIGNGTGRGNNSVRTPSINLAQGQAGNPFADIENARNQSITVGSLGTLRLVVQNLKSLPGRKSILLLSDGFPVFNDLSSNPDSVNNTLVQKALGELIDQANRAALSIYTISTRGPRLFGLNAADNLGTSNPFENSNSQLQSNITNSSEERRGISLRSEDGLRILADATGGDFSVDINLNIKRALEDQNGYYLIGYSPEKSSNTPNELRKLKIKLKDKKFTVRTRKAFYSAPVESVFTPSRSDQLLEAIFSPFGLADIDLKLISLYSQDKNGQFFRAVLHIDTKALNFVKEEDFNKATFDILAITYGEDGQIVDKVNRTHNIKARGETYEQMLNKGFVYLLDVPTKRLEPTNYVLQFVTLILKNLVLLANM
- a CDS encoding menaquinone biosynthesis decarboxylase, which encodes MAYDDIRDFIKALEKAGELKRISLEVSPLLEISEITDRVCKKGGPALLFEKVKGHQMPVLINAFGSRRRMEIALEVSGYKEIADRVTELLDFKSPQGFIEKIKMLPKLAELGRFFPKIVRSGPCKEVIQKDNFSLYDLPVLQCWPSDGGRFITLPMVFSRNPLTGKRNCGMYRMQVLDERTTAMHWQLHKHGASHFREHSKRSSQPMPVAVAIGSEPITTFAATLPLPDDLDEMLFAGFLRSSAVEMVKCETNDLEVPASAEIVLEGYVDPNDMRIEGPFGDHTGFYTPKELYPAFHVTAITRRKDPIYSTIIVGRPPMEDCYLGEAIEHIFLPLFQRQFPEVVDMHMPFEGVFHNLMIVSIRKAYPGHARKIMSAVWGLGQAMFTKCIIVVDEGVPVRDPSYVLWYVLNNIDPERDIQFTMGPIDVLDHASRLPAYGSKMGIDATRKWAAEGFTRDWPEQLEMSEEIKKLVDSKWADLRL